In a genomic window of Nodosilinea sp. E11:
- a CDS encoding type II toxin-antitoxin system HicB family antitoxin, protein MLTRYIQTAMHQAVYELLDDHTFYGEIPACPGVLSNANTLEACREELQSVLEEWLILGLRLGHTLPVLDGIDINPTAVEVA, encoded by the coding sequence ATGCTGACCCGCTACATTCAAACAGCCATGCACCAAGCGGTCTACGAGCTGCTAGACGACCATACCTTCTACGGTGAAATTCCGGCCTGCCCAGGTGTTTTGAGCAATGCCAATACCCTAGAAGCTTGCCGCGAAGAGCTACAAAGTGTGCTAGAAGAATGGCTCATTCTCGGCTTGCGGCTTGGGCATACCCTCCCCGTTCTCGACGGCATTGATATCAACCCCACAGCGGTTGAGGTAGCGTAA
- a CDS encoding type II toxin-antitoxin system HicA family toxin codes for MPTFGSIKRNDLIRYLRMLGFEGPYSGGKHQFMVKETLRLTIPNPHQGEISKALLGKILRQAAISREEWEALR; via the coding sequence ATGCCTACCTTTGGCTCAATCAAGCGCAATGACTTGATCCGCTACCTGAGAATGCTTGGGTTTGAAGGGCCATACTCCGGCGGCAAACACCAGTTTATGGTTAAAGAAACACTCCGTCTTACCATCCCCAATCCTCACCAGGGAGAGATTAGCAAAGCACTTTTGGGAAAAATTCTTCGCCAAGCTGCGATCAGCCGTGAAGAGTGGGAGGCTTTACGGTAG